In Streptomyces puniciscabiei, a single genomic region encodes these proteins:
- a CDS encoding NAD(P)/FAD-dependent oxidoreductase — MTSNTRVVVIGAGLAGVRLARRLGELGTPALLVGEEEHPPYNRVLLAEVLAGRYAPEVIGLPAPEGLLRARVTGIDRGARTVRCADGSSIAYDTLVLATGSNPVLPPLRGLFTPDHQLPEGVHAFRTMDDCLGLAKAVRPGVRAVVIGGGLLGVSAARALAVRGAQVVLAQQSERLMERQLDPDASRLVLRHLTELGVEVHTECRVRDVRSVAGAVRSVELADGYALDADLVVLACGVRPRTGLAEQAGLAVRKGILVDDELRTSDPRIHAVGDCAQHGGTVYGLASPALEQADALAELLAGDAGARYLGTRSLTRLTLNGPGSPFDLAAFGETEARPGDDVVRLADATRGTYRKVVVRDDRLVGGVLVGELGTVGALARAWEGAEPLPSDGGPLLHLLTNDGGS; from the coding sequence ATGACCTCGAATACGCGTGTGGTGGTGATCGGCGCCGGCCTCGCGGGCGTACGGCTCGCCCGGCGGCTCGGCGAGCTGGGCACGCCCGCGCTGCTCGTCGGCGAGGAGGAGCACCCGCCGTACAACCGGGTGCTGCTCGCCGAGGTGCTGGCCGGACGGTACGCCCCCGAGGTGATCGGCCTGCCCGCGCCCGAGGGCCTGCTGCGGGCCCGGGTCACCGGCATCGACCGGGGGGCCCGGACCGTCAGGTGCGCCGACGGCTCCTCGATCGCATACGACACGCTGGTTCTCGCCACCGGCTCCAACCCCGTGCTGCCGCCGCTGCGCGGCCTGTTCACACCGGACCACCAACTGCCCGAGGGCGTCCACGCGTTCCGCACCATGGACGACTGCCTGGGGCTGGCCAAGGCGGTCCGGCCGGGGGTGCGCGCGGTCGTCATCGGCGGCGGGCTGCTCGGCGTCTCCGCCGCCCGCGCGCTCGCCGTGCGCGGCGCCCAGGTGGTCCTCGCCCAGCAGTCCGAGCGGCTCATGGAACGCCAGCTCGACCCGGACGCCTCCCGGCTGGTGCTGCGGCACCTCACCGAGCTGGGCGTCGAGGTGCACACCGAGTGCCGGGTGCGGGACGTGCGCTCGGTCGCGGGCGCGGTCCGCTCGGTCGAGCTGGCCGACGGGTACGCGCTCGACGCCGACCTCGTCGTCCTCGCCTGCGGCGTGCGGCCGCGCACCGGACTCGCCGAGCAGGCCGGTCTCGCCGTGCGCAAGGGCATCCTCGTCGACGACGAACTGCGCACCTCCGACCCGCGCATCCACGCCGTCGGCGACTGCGCCCAGCACGGCGGCACGGTCTACGGCCTGGCCTCCCCCGCGCTCGAACAGGCCGACGCGCTCGCCGAGCTGCTCGCGGGCGACGCCGGCGCCCGGTACCTGGGCACCCGTTCCCTGACCCGGCTGACGCTCAACGGCCCGGGCTCCCCCTTCGACCTGGCCGCGTTCGGCGAGACCGAGGCGCGCCCCGGCGACGACGTCGTACGGCTCGCCGACGCCACCCGCGGCACCTACCGCAAGGTCGTCGTCCGCGACGACCGCCTGGTCGGCGGGGTCCTCGTCGGCGAACTCGGCACCGTCGGCGCGCTCGCCCGCGCCTGGGAGGGAGCAGAGCCGCTGCCCTCCGACGGCGGGCCCCTGCTCCACCTGCTCACCAATGATGGAGGCTCCTGA
- a CDS encoding class F sortase yields the protein MRKRTRRDRVGDTAIAAVTVVALGSGVWLLGGGAGTHTPPQPAAAEGRPQPRDERLAAPALVPSIPTRIRIPAIRVNAPLMGLALTRSGSLDVPPAQNKNLAGWYEAGTIPGETGTAIVAGHVDNAEGPAVFYDLGALKRGARIEVDRRDGSVAVFTVDAVEVYAAHDFPDEKVYGAAPRPELRVITCGGGYSKATGYQGNVVVFAHLTGSRG from the coding sequence ATGCGCAAGCGAACCAGGCGCGACAGGGTCGGCGACACCGCGATAGCCGCGGTCACCGTCGTGGCCCTCGGCTCCGGGGTGTGGCTGCTCGGCGGCGGCGCCGGGACACACACGCCACCGCAGCCCGCCGCGGCCGAGGGACGCCCGCAACCGCGCGACGAGCGGCTCGCCGCCCCCGCTCTCGTCCCCTCCATACCCACCCGGATCCGCATACCCGCGATCCGTGTGAACGCCCCGCTGATGGGCCTGGCCCTCACCCGCTCGGGCAGCCTGGACGTGCCCCCGGCGCAGAACAAGAACCTGGCCGGCTGGTACGAGGCCGGCACCATACCCGGCGAGACGGGCACCGCGATCGTCGCCGGCCATGTCGACAACGCCGAGGGCCCCGCCGTCTTCTACGACCTGGGCGCACTGAAGCGGGGCGCCCGCATCGAGGTGGACCGCCGGGACGGCTCGGTGGCCGTGTTCACCGTGGACGCGGTGGAGGTGTACGCGGCGCACGACTTCCCCGACGAGAAGGTCTACGGCGCGGCGCCCCGGCCCGAGCTCCGCGTCATCACCTGCGGCGGCGGCTACTCGAAGGCCACCGGCTACCAGGGCAACGTGGTGGTCTTCGCCCACCTGACGGGCAGCCGCGGCTGA
- a CDS encoding M4 family metallopeptidase, protein MSRIRQHVRGSRRLATTAGVAVSTATLLTMALSPAAHADARPTRATAIQHAASALLAHAASLGLTSAENTSVRDVIVDKDGTQHVRYDRTYHGLPVLGGDFVVHLAPDGTYRSANRATRGEISLASILPRIPAVKAADLAVNALRAVNLGDTLKQVKAKPELIVDALHGTPKLAWRTTAVGLDSLGNPVARTVLTDARTGRQIDAWDSIETAAGDGKSLYSGTVPLETTQSGSSYQLKDPTRGNTYTGDAENKTDLCFFGICFSRAPADLFTDADNHWGSGTTADRSSAAVDAQYGTNMTWDYYKNVQGRSGIAGDGKGSYNRVHYGSNYNNAFWDDSCFCMTYGDGDGTTFGPLVALDVAGHEMTHGVTSKTAALTYSGESGGLNEATSDILGTMVEWYANNPSDPGDYLIGEKIVKSGFGHTALRYMDKPSKDGNSADYWSSSVGNLDVHYSSGVANHFAYLLAEGSGQKTINGVSYDSPTYNGSTVTGIGRDKVGKIWYRALTVYMTSSTNYAGARTATLNAAKDLYGAGSAEYNAVAAAWSAVNVN, encoded by the coding sequence ATGAGCCGGATACGCCAGCACGTCCGAGGATCCCGTCGTCTCGCCACCACCGCCGGCGTCGCCGTCAGCACCGCGACGCTGCTGACCATGGCCCTCTCCCCCGCCGCCCACGCCGACGCCAGACCGACCCGGGCCACCGCCATCCAGCACGCCGCGTCAGCGCTCCTGGCCCATGCCGCGAGCCTGGGCCTGACCTCCGCCGAGAACACCAGCGTCCGCGACGTGATCGTGGACAAGGACGGCACCCAGCACGTCCGCTACGACCGTACCTACCACGGACTGCCCGTGCTCGGCGGCGACTTCGTGGTCCACCTGGCCCCGGACGGCACCTACCGCAGCGCGAACCGGGCCACCCGCGGCGAGATATCCCTCGCCTCGATCCTCCCGAGGATCCCGGCCGTCAAGGCCGCCGACCTTGCCGTGAACGCCCTGCGCGCCGTCAACCTCGGCGACACGCTCAAGCAGGTCAAGGCCAAGCCCGAGCTGATCGTCGACGCCCTGCACGGCACCCCGAAGCTCGCCTGGCGCACCACCGCGGTCGGCCTGGACTCGCTCGGCAACCCGGTCGCCCGCACCGTGCTGACCGACGCCCGCACCGGCCGGCAGATCGACGCCTGGGACAGCATCGAGACCGCCGCAGGCGACGGAAAGTCCCTGTACAGCGGCACGGTCCCGCTGGAGACGACCCAGTCGGGATCGTCGTACCAGCTGAAGGACCCGACGCGCGGCAACACCTACACCGGTGACGCCGAGAACAAGACCGACCTGTGCTTCTTCGGCATCTGCTTCAGCCGGGCCCCCGCGGACCTGTTCACGGACGCCGACAACCACTGGGGCAGCGGCACCACCGCCGACCGCTCCTCGGCCGCCGTCGACGCCCAGTACGGCACGAACATGACCTGGGACTACTACAAGAACGTCCAGGGGCGCAGCGGCATCGCGGGCGACGGCAAGGGGTCGTACAACCGCGTCCACTACGGAAGCAACTACAACAACGCCTTCTGGGACGACAGTTGCTTCTGCATGACGTACGGCGACGGTGACGGGACCACCTTCGGGCCGCTGGTGGCGCTGGACGTGGCAGGCCACGAGATGACGCACGGCGTGACGTCCAAGACGGCCGCGCTGACCTACTCGGGCGAGTCCGGCGGGCTCAACGAGGCCACCTCGGACATCCTCGGCACCATGGTCGAGTGGTACGCGAACAACCCGTCCGACCCCGGTGACTACCTCATCGGCGAGAAGATCGTGAAGTCCGGCTTCGGCCACACCGCGCTGCGCTACATGGACAAGCCGTCGAAGGACGGCAACTCGGCGGACTACTGGAGCAGTTCGGTCGGCAACCTCGACGTCCACTACTCCTCCGGCGTCGCCAACCACTTCGCCTATCTGCTGGCGGAGGGCAGCGGCCAGAAGACCATCAACGGCGTCAGCTACGACTCGCCGACGTACAACGGCTCCACGGTCACCGGCATCGGCCGGGACAAGGTCGGCAAGATCTGGTACCGGGCGCTGACGGTCTACATGACCTCCTCCACGAACTACGCGGGGGCCCGCACGGCGACCCTGAACGCCGCCAAGGACCTGTACGGCGCGGGCAGCGCGGAGTACAACGCGGTGGCGGCGGCCTGGAGCGCCGTCAACGTGAACTGA
- a CDS encoding AfsR/SARP family transcriptional regulator translates to MLPLGTQRLLALLALNREGVYRAAGAGVLWPDSTPCRAAANLRSALCQARRACSIPAIECIGQRLRLSEGVLVDLRTAWATARQIIAGLSELPYDFEPLVEELSRELLPGWPDEWLTTERDRWNQLRQHALESLAQQFRSAGHYVPALQTALAAIGIDPIRETGHRIVIDVHAAEGNLACAVKRYEEYRALLRRELGVAPSAQMTQLIRDLVSA, encoded by the coding sequence ATGCTTCCGCTGGGAACTCAGCGCCTGCTGGCCTTACTTGCCCTGAACCGCGAAGGGGTGTACCGAGCCGCGGGCGCCGGGGTGCTGTGGCCCGACTCGACCCCTTGCCGGGCGGCCGCGAACCTCCGCTCCGCCCTGTGCCAGGCACGTCGCGCGTGCTCCATACCGGCGATCGAGTGCATCGGGCAACGCCTGCGGCTGTCCGAAGGGGTCCTGGTGGACCTGCGTACCGCCTGGGCGACGGCTCGGCAGATCATCGCGGGCCTGAGCGAACTCCCCTACGACTTCGAGCCGTTGGTCGAGGAACTGTCCCGGGAGCTGCTGCCCGGCTGGCCCGACGAATGGCTGACGACGGAGCGCGACCGCTGGAACCAGCTGCGTCAGCACGCCCTCGAAAGCCTGGCCCAGCAGTTCCGCTCCGCCGGGCACTACGTACCCGCGCTGCAGACCGCATTGGCCGCCATCGGGATCGACCCGATCCGCGAAACCGGCCACCGCATTGTCATCGACGTGCACGCCGCCGAGGGCAACCTCGCCTGCGCGGTCAAGCGCTACGAGGAGTACCGGGCGCTGCTCCGCAGGGAACTGGGGGTCGCCCCGTCCGCGCAGATGACGCAGCTCATCAGGGATCTCGTGTCGGCGTAG
- a CDS encoding S8 family serine peptidase — MEARSVLGEPAGGGGLLGDPRVCVAVLDGPVDLGHPCFAGADIRALPTLVRDPAGSGPMALHGTHVTSLLFGQPASPVTGVVPRCRGLVLPVFPDDTRVRVRQLDIARAIEQAVQAGAHIINISGGERTADGAPDPMLERALKLCEDHGVLVVAAVGNDGCDCLQAPAATASVLAVGALGAGGTPLELNNWGSAYRGNAVLAPGEDIRGAAPGGGTRSLTGSSFATPLVSGLAALLVAAQLGRGLPPDPRAAGRAILATATECRPADAPHCRRFLAGTVSAPRALRLVGAAQPHPATARPAAVALAPQPYEGGSSEGEGASEMDSDRQYWDAAHGAAGMSRAVPGEGLHAAASAPGPAGAGPHAAQGTPWPADAGPRAAGNTLPPPDGGTAPPALTAPPPPTTPPRPVGEPGVLAACACGCGGGPGCREAGGSAGAAAARPAAHTPQPPAPGAVPADTAPAGAVPPARPRPGPEARLEPSGLPGEPEGGALQPPSPEPLGPASPHPAPGVHPACACQTGTSGRALVYAIGTIGFDYTTEARRDSFRQAMPFVEDGQDDQGRPRTKQPDVYDPTQLRDYLITAPWAANNLAWTLMVDGAPVYALEAEPAIGMEYGETFDEQRVRRAASEPSSMADLLVELARPPVSTVYRTFRDAIVGEALKPEDENFVSLVSVPGVLTDRTTRLFSGQVVPVVEVKSRGLYTWNEAALVEDVIATVTADNAKRNVSLREDVLRKTVRALLDKLYYQFRNLGQTDADRALNYAGTNAFLLTSSFADGLLGAKYVPGDEDRFYSLDSISVSKSTYCRESSICYDVVTTFFDPENELRSRLSFLQTIDVSIETPVSVAPVHQFLGAM; from the coding sequence ATGGAAGCTCGTTCGGTTCTCGGGGAACCCGCCGGTGGCGGCGGCCTCCTGGGCGATCCGCGCGTGTGCGTGGCGGTGCTCGACGGTCCCGTGGACCTCGGCCACCCCTGCTTCGCCGGTGCCGACATCCGTGCCCTGCCCACCCTGGTGCGGGACCCGGCCGGATCCGGCCCGATGGCGTTGCACGGAACCCACGTCACGAGCCTGCTGTTCGGGCAGCCCGCCAGTCCGGTGACGGGTGTCGTACCGCGATGCCGCGGTCTGGTGCTGCCGGTGTTCCCCGACGACACCCGGGTCCGGGTACGCCAACTGGACATCGCCCGCGCGATCGAACAGGCGGTCCAGGCGGGGGCGCACATCATCAACATCAGCGGAGGCGAACGCACCGCGGACGGCGCGCCGGACCCGATGCTGGAACGGGCGCTGAAACTGTGCGAGGACCACGGCGTGCTCGTCGTGGCAGCCGTGGGCAACGACGGCTGCGACTGCCTCCAGGCCCCCGCCGCCACCGCATCGGTCCTCGCGGTGGGCGCTCTGGGCGCCGGCGGCACACCCCTGGAACTCAACAACTGGGGTTCGGCCTATCGCGGCAACGCCGTACTGGCGCCTGGCGAGGACATCCGGGGCGCCGCCCCGGGCGGCGGCACCCGCTCCCTGACCGGGAGCAGCTTCGCCACGCCCCTCGTGTCCGGGCTCGCCGCGCTGCTGGTCGCGGCCCAACTGGGCCGGGGCCTGCCCCCGGACCCCAGGGCGGCCGGCCGGGCGATCCTCGCCACCGCCACCGAGTGCCGGCCCGCCGACGCCCCGCACTGCCGACGGTTCCTTGCCGGAACGGTGTCCGCCCCGCGGGCCCTCCGGCTCGTCGGGGCCGCGCAGCCGCACCCCGCCACGGCACGGCCGGCCGCCGTTGCCCTGGCACCACAGCCGTACGAGGGGGGCTCGTCCGAAGGAGAAGGAGCGAGCGAGATGGACAGTGACCGCCAGTACTGGGACGCAGCACACGGCGCCGCGGGCATGAGCCGTGCCGTGCCGGGAGAAGGGCTGCATGCGGCAGCGAGCGCGCCCGGGCCGGCCGGCGCAGGGCCGCACGCGGCACAGGGCACGCCCTGGCCGGCCGACGCAGGACCGCGAGCGGCAGGGAACACCCTTCCGCCACCCGACGGCGGCACGGCTCCGCCCGCGCTCACCGCTCCGCCCCCGCCCACCACTCCGCCCCGGCCCGTCGGGGAGCCCGGCGTCCTGGCCGCGTGCGCCTGCGGATGCGGGGGCGGCCCGGGGTGTCGCGAAGCGGGCGGCAGCGCCGGGGCCGCAGCCGCGCGGCCTGCGGCACACACACCACAGCCCCCGGCCCCCGGCGCCGTACCGGCGGACACCGCACCGGCCGGTGCGGTCCCGCCCGCTCGTCCTCGGCCCGGGCCCGAAGCCCGGCTCGAGCCCTCGGGCCTTCCGGGCGAGCCCGAGGGCGGCGCCCTCCAGCCGCCGTCCCCCGAACCGCTCGGGCCGGCGAGCCCCCACCCCGCACCCGGCGTGCACCCAGCGTGCGCCTGCCAGACCGGTACTTCCGGCAGAGCGCTGGTCTACGCGATCGGCACCATCGGATTCGACTACACGACCGAGGCCCGTCGGGACAGCTTCCGTCAGGCGATGCCCTTCGTCGAGGACGGGCAGGACGACCAGGGACGCCCGCGCACCAAGCAACCGGACGTCTACGACCCGACCCAGCTGCGCGACTACCTGATCACGGCCCCCTGGGCGGCGAACAACCTCGCCTGGACCCTGATGGTCGACGGCGCCCCGGTCTACGCGCTGGAGGCCGAACCGGCCATCGGCATGGAATACGGCGAGACCTTCGACGAGCAGCGGGTACGCCGCGCGGCCTCGGAGCCCTCCAGCATGGCGGACCTGCTGGTCGAACTCGCGCGCCCGCCCGTCTCCACGGTCTACCGGACGTTCCGGGACGCCATCGTCGGCGAGGCGCTGAAGCCGGAGGACGAGAACTTCGTCTCCCTCGTGTCCGTCCCCGGTGTGCTGACCGACCGCACCACCCGCCTGTTCAGCGGGCAGGTCGTGCCCGTGGTCGAGGTGAAGAGCCGCGGACTCTACACCTGGAACGAGGCGGCCCTCGTCGAGGACGTCATCGCCACCGTGACGGCCGACAACGCCAAGCGCAACGTCAGCCTGCGCGAGGACGTGCTCCGCAAGACCGTGCGCGCCCTGCTGGACAAGCTCTACTACCAGTTCCGCAACCTCGGCCAGACCGACGCGGACCGGGCCCTGAACTACGCCGGCACCAACGCGTTCCTGCTCACCAGCTCCTTCGCCGACGGGCTGCTGGGTGCCAAGTACGTCCCCGGCGACGAGGACCGCTTCTACTCCCTGGACTCCATCAGCGTCAGCAAGAGCACGTACTGCAGGGAGAGTTCGATCTGCTACGACGTCGTGACGACGTTCTTCGACCCGGAGAACGAACTCCGTTCGCGGCTGTCCTTCCTGCAGACGATCGACGTCAGCATCGAGACCCCGGTCAGCGTGGCGCCGGTCCACCAGTTCCTGGGCGCCATGTGA
- a CDS encoding hemopexin repeat-containing protein, which translates to MPALRTAIAWPNDKTYLFFDDDTYTRYDTVTGTLEQQGLSVPAQWTGLAGSPGAFVWWGAGKAYAFTGGTYVRYDEPGDRADPDYLPPNPPFTVAGNWTGLPADWQSGFDTAVNWGTGKLYFFKGDGYLRYDITADRADDGYPRPIAGNWNGLFAQDLTAALYSGGRYAYFFRGDDYQRYDVDADAVDDNGTLATLRFEPVPGGGVRPARLLTPQQANQLTTDLITRGILTLQGGAAPAVGQNVAVQPPTLGPVRYTNALNPAAGFFDNVDQRMLIALHRLTRWIDSSVPDVTELRHLGIGHGNGPPNDCHNQGRALDLSGIVGTLDGTPFTKSILQDWGKLPPRTGSTVRIDPSVDALAYQLFSTAYRFATHECEANGIGTGNKWPMPPLGDSGFVIYPDYSGDPGLRQAHQNHIHLQVGRTRV; encoded by the coding sequence ATGCCCGCCCTGCGCACGGCCATCGCCTGGCCCAACGACAAGACGTACCTCTTCTTCGACGACGACACCTACACCCGCTACGACACGGTCACCGGCACCCTCGAACAACAGGGACTGAGCGTCCCCGCACAGTGGACCGGCCTCGCCGGCTCGCCCGGAGCGTTCGTGTGGTGGGGCGCGGGCAAGGCCTACGCGTTCACCGGCGGCACCTACGTCCGCTACGACGAGCCCGGTGACCGCGCCGACCCCGACTACCTGCCCCCCAACCCGCCGTTCACGGTGGCCGGGAACTGGACCGGGCTGCCCGCCGACTGGCAGTCGGGTTTCGACACGGCGGTGAACTGGGGCACGGGCAAGCTGTACTTTTTCAAGGGCGACGGTTACCTGCGCTACGACATCACCGCCGACCGTGCCGACGACGGCTACCCCCGACCGATCGCCGGCAACTGGAACGGCCTCTTCGCCCAGGACCTCACCGCCGCCCTGTACTCCGGTGGCCGCTACGCCTACTTCTTCCGCGGCGACGACTACCAGCGGTACGACGTCGACGCGGATGCCGTGGACGACAACGGCACCCTGGCGACCCTGCGCTTCGAGCCGGTGCCCGGCGGCGGCGTGCGGCCGGCCCGGCTGCTGACCCCGCAGCAGGCCAACCAGCTGACAACCGACCTGATCACTCGGGGCATCCTGACCCTCCAGGGCGGGGCCGCACCCGCGGTGGGCCAGAACGTCGCCGTCCAGCCACCCACCCTCGGCCCGGTCCGCTACACCAACGCCCTCAACCCCGCGGCCGGCTTCTTCGACAACGTCGACCAGCGCATGCTCATCGCGCTCCACCGCCTGACCCGCTGGATCGACTCCTCCGTCCCCGACGTGACCGAGCTGCGCCACCTCGGCATCGGCCACGGCAACGGCCCGCCGAACGACTGCCACAACCAGGGCCGCGCCCTCGACCTCTCGGGCATCGTCGGCACCCTGGACGGCACCCCCTTCACCAAGTCGATCCTCCAGGACTGGGGCAAGCTACCGCCCCGCACCGGCAGCACCGTACGCATCGACCCGTCCGTCGACGCCCTGGCCTACCAGCTGTTCTCCACGGCCTACCGCTTCGCCACCCACGAATGCGAGGCCAACGGCATCGGCACCGGCAACAAGTGGCCCATGCCCCCACTCGGCGACAGCGGCTTCGTCATCTATCCCGACTACAGCGGCGACCCCGGGCTGCGCCAGGCCCATCAGAACCACATCCACCTGCAGGTCGGCAGGACGAGGGTCTGA
- a CDS encoding gamma-glutamylcyclotransferase family protein, which yields MHPREPQEPRDPGTPLPFFVYGTLRPGEANHDLFLRGRIAAEEPARLPGAALYDGPGYPYAVERPGGEVRGELITPRPESYAELLAALDRLEEHAPGDSRNLYERVARDVIRTADGTPTLAWVYLAAPPVAARLRATGTPIEGGDWLSRR from the coding sequence GTGCACCCGCGAGAGCCACAAGAGCCGAGGGACCCCGGAACCCCGCTGCCGTTCTTCGTCTACGGCACCCTGCGCCCCGGCGAGGCCAACCACGACCTGTTCCTGCGGGGCCGCATCGCGGCGGAGGAACCGGCCCGCCTGCCCGGCGCGGCACTCTACGACGGCCCCGGCTACCCCTACGCCGTGGAACGGCCGGGCGGCGAGGTCCGGGGCGAACTGATCACGCCGCGCCCGGAGTCGTACGCCGAACTGCTCGCCGCCCTGGACCGCTTGGAGGAGCACGCGCCGGGTGATTCCCGCAACCTCTACGAACGCGTCGCCCGCGACGTCATCCGCACCGCCGACGGCACCCCCACCCTCGCCTGGGTCTACCTGGCCGCCCCACCGGTCGCCGCCCGCCTGCGCGCCACCGGCACCCCCATCGAGGGCGGCGACTGGCTGTCCCGGCGCTGA
- a CDS encoding arylamine N-acetyltransferase family protein: MSDLEQFDLDAYLDRIGWQGGHRAGLGTLRGVHLAHALSLPFENLDAVSGRAPSLAPADLTAKMIHGRRGGYCYEHNTLLRLALEKLGFGVTPLAGRVVLGAETPESRPRTHAMLRVSVPGEPEPYLADVGFGAIGALLLPVPLVTGEESEGAGRRHRLMPLPHEGPLELRELQAYDRRAQRWVGQYAFTLEPFAAPDFEVFNWYVGTHPRSPFTKRPYLQRTTAERHLALDGPRLTETRADGTVTERKLTDETEARRVVEEDFGIAVPQGVRLLG, from the coding sequence ATGTCCGATCTCGAGCAGTTCGACCTCGACGCCTATCTGGACCGCATCGGATGGCAGGGCGGCCACCGCGCCGGCCTCGGCACCCTGCGGGGTGTGCATCTGGCGCACGCGCTGTCCCTGCCCTTCGAGAACCTGGACGCCGTGTCCGGCCGGGCCCCCTCACTCGCCCCGGCCGATCTGACGGCCAAGATGATCCACGGCCGGCGCGGCGGCTACTGCTACGAGCACAACACCCTGCTCCGGCTGGCCCTTGAAAAGCTGGGGTTCGGCGTGACACCGCTGGCCGGGCGGGTGGTGCTGGGCGCCGAGACACCCGAGAGCCGGCCGCGCACCCACGCGATGCTGCGGGTCTCGGTGCCCGGCGAGCCGGAGCCGTATCTCGCGGACGTGGGCTTCGGCGCGATCGGCGCTCTGCTGCTGCCGGTGCCGCTGGTCACCGGCGAGGAGTCCGAGGGCGCGGGACGCCGGCACCGCCTCATGCCTCTGCCGCACGAAGGCCCGCTGGAACTCCGGGAGTTGCAGGCGTACGACCGCCGGGCGCAGCGGTGGGTCGGCCAGTACGCCTTCACCCTGGAGCCGTTCGCCGCACCGGACTTCGAGGTCTTCAACTGGTACGTCGGCACCCACCCCCGTTCCCCCTTCACCAAGCGCCCCTACCTCCAGCGCACCACCGCCGAGCGCCATCTGGCCCTGGACGGCCCCCGGCTGACCGAGACCCGCGCCGACGGCACGGTGACCGAACGCAAGCTGACGGACGAGACGGAGGCACGCCGCGTGGTGGAGGAGGACTTCGGGATCGCGGTGCCGCAGGGGGTGCGGTTGCTGGGCTGA